The following DNA comes from Deinococcus sp. YIM 134068.
CAAGTTCTTCCGCGAGAAGGGCGTCACCGTCCGCTAAGCGCCCACCGGGCCGGGAATGGGCCAGCCGCGCAGAGTTGACGGCTGGCCCTCTCTCTTAGGGAAAGGATGAGCAAGGCATGAGCGACCCGACAAGACCAGTATCCAGCGACCCGAGCCTGGACCACGCGGGGATGACCGAGGGCGAGCGCCGCGCCTTGGAGATCGTGGAGGCCGCCGAGACGGGCGGGCGCAAGCTGTTCGGGTGGCAGGCGTGGCTGGTGACGGCCCTCGCCATCGTCTGGTGCCTCTTCCAGATGTACGCGGCGCAGGTGGGCACGCTCGACCCCATCATCCTGCGGGCGACGCATCTCGCGTTCGCGTTCGCGCTGGCGTATCTGGTCTTCCCCTTCCGCAAGACGTCGGGCAAACCGCAGACGCGCGTGCCGTGGCTGGACTGGATTCTGGGGGCGGTCGCCGTGGGCAGCGCCGTCTACCTGATCGTGCAGTACCCGGCCATCGCCAACGTGCAGGGCGGCGTCCTCACCTCCACCGACGTGTGGGTGGGCAGCGCGATGGTCATTCTGCTGCTGCTCGCCGCGTGGCGCACCATCGGCATCGCCATGCCCATCGTGGCGGGCGTGTTCATGCTGTATGCGCTGACGGGGCCGCGCGGCCTGATCCGGGGCGACCTGGGGCCGCAGCTTCAGCTTCACGCGGGGCAGACGTGGCCGCAGATCGTCGGGCAACTGTTCGCCAACACCGAGGGCATCTTCGGCACGGCCATCGGCGTCTCCGCGCAGATCGTCTTCCTGTTCGTGCTGTTCGGGGCGATCTTCGACAAGCTCGGCGCGGGCGAGTGGTTCATGAACGTGGCGCAGGGGCTGCTGGGCGGCTTTCGCGGCGGCCCGGCAAAGGCGAGCGTCGTCTCCAGCGCCCTGAACGGCATCATCAGCGGCTCGTCGGTGAGCAACGTCGTGACTGGCGGCAACATCACCATCGGCACGATGAAGCGGGTGGGCTACTCGGCGGAGAAGGCGGGGGCCATTGAGGTCGCCAGCTCCAGCAACGGCCAGCTCATGCCCCCGGTGATGGGCGCGGCGGCCTTCATTATGGCGCAGAACCTCAACATCGAATACCGCAGCCTGATCCTCGCGGCGGCCATCCCCGCCTTCCTGTGCTACGGCGCTCTCCTCGTCGTCACGCACATCGAGGCGCTCAAACTCGGCCTACGCGGTCTCCCCCGCTCCGAACTCCCGCCCGTGCGGCGGACGCTGCTCTCGGGCTGGTACTACATCCTTCCCCTCGGCTACCTGATCGGCACGCTGACGATCAACCCGGAGGCCACCCCTGAGCGCGTGGCGCTGAACACCATCTTCCTGATGATCGGCATGATGTTCGTGCAGGAGGCATGGCGGGCGACGCGGGACGGGCGCGGCGTGGGGCGCGGCCTCGCGGACGGCGGGCGGATGCTGCTGCAAGCCTTCGAGGGCGGCGCTAGAAGCATGATCGGCATCGCCATCGCCACCGCCGCCGCCGGAATCATCGTCGGCATCGTGACGATCACGGGCCTGGGCTTCGGCCTCGCGGACATCGTGCAGAGCGTGAGCGAGGCGTTCCGGGGCCTCTTCGCGGGCCTCGCGGGACTCATCCCCGGTGTGGACGCCACGGCGGTCGCCGCCTTCGGCGCGATGCTGGTCGTGCTGTTCATGGCGCAGATCATCGCCCTGATCCTGGGGATGGGCCTGCCGACGACCGCCAACTACATCCTCATGAGTGCCCTGATCGTGCCCATCATCGCCCGGATCGCGGGGCTGGACACGAGCAACCCGGCGCAGATGCTCCCGGTCCACATGTTCGTCTTCTACTTCGGCATCATGGCCGACTCCACGCCGCCCGTCGCGCTGGCCGCCTTCGCCGCCGCCGCCATCTCGGGCGGAAATCCGGTGCAGACGGGCGTGCAGGCGTTCCAGTACGAACTGCGGACGGCCCTGCTCGCCTACATGATGTTCTTCAACCCGTCGTTGCTGCTCATCGCCAACAACAGGCTCGGCGGCCTGCCGTGGAGCGAGGCCGTGCCGATGATCCTCTTCGCCTTCATCGGCCTCGTCGCCTTCAGCGCGGCCACCCTGCGGTATCTGCACCGCCGCACGAACCTCCTCCAGACGCTCCTCCTGCTCGTGGCGTCCATCATCCTGATCATCCCCACGGGCCTGATCTGGAACGTGGCTGCCCTCGCCCTGATCGCCGTCGTGTACTTCTGGCAGAAGGCGGGGAGCCGGAACGAGCCGCCGGGGGTGGTGGCGACGGCGTAGGAGTCGCCAGTCGCCAGCTTCCAGTCGCCAGAGAAAAGCCCCCAGCGCATCAGGCCGGGGGCTTTTGCTGATCCTACATTTGCATCCGCTGGCGACTGGCGACTGGCCGCTGGCGACTTCCCTACCGTGTAGCGATCTTCACCCGCTTCTCCAACTGGTCCGTGAACAGCGTCATCACTGTCGTCAGCGCGAGGTAGACGGCGGCCACGGTCGTCAGGGTAGGGATGGGTTGGAAAGTCTCGCTGGAAACGCGCGACCCGGCGAGGGTGAGTTCGAGCAGCGCGATGGTCGAGGCGAGCGAGGAATCCTTGAGGAGCGCCACGAGGTTGTTCACGAGGGGCGGCACCACGATTCTCAACGCCTGCGGCAGCACGACCGTATTCATGGTCTGCCCGCCGCTGAGGCCCAGGCTGCGAGCCGCCTCGCTCTGACCGCGTGGGATGGCGAGGATGCCCGCGCGCACGACCTCGGCGTTGTACGCGCCCACGTTGAAGGCGAGGGCGATCACCGCTGACCAGAACTCGTTGAGCTGGACATTCAGCCCGACCGCTTGCAGGATAGGCGGCAGCGCGTTGTACACGAACAGAATCTGCACGAGCAGCGGCGTTCCCCGGACCAGCCACACGAAGAATCCGGCGGGGGCACGCACCAGCCACGCCCCACTCGTCCGCGCGATGCCAACCAAGACGCCGATGAGCAGGCCAATGACCCCGCTCACCACCGTCAGTTGGAGGGTCATCCGTGCCCCCTCCACGAACAGGTCGGCGCGGGGACCGATGGGGTCAGGCATCTGGCGGAGGATCAGCGTGATAGCGAAGAACAGCAGCAGGAACGCGGCGACGGCCCCCATCAGCCACAGCAGCAGGTTCGCGCCGCCGGGCGGTGGCCGGGTCGGGATCTTCGGGGCCGTCATCCGTCACCCTGAACAGTCGGGATGAATCGTAATGTCGGATGGGTTTTCATTGGGCCGATCATTCCATAAACAGGAGCTTGACGGGAAATGCCATTCCAGACAGACAAAGCCAGACAGACAAACAAAGGAGGAGGGGGCGGCGAACCAGATCGGCCCACCGCCCCCTCCCATGTCATCTGCTCAGCGGCAGCGGATGTCCTGGCTGAAGTACTTGCCGCTCACCTTGACGTAGGTGCCGCTGCTGAGTGCCTGATCGAGCGCGGCGTTGAGTTCCTTGAGCAGCGAGGTGTTGCCCTTCTTCACGGCCATCGCGATGCGCTCGTTGAACAACAGCTCGCCCTGCACGAGCTTGCCTTTTTGCGCCTTCACGAGGTCGAGGCCCGTGAACTTGTCGCCCACCCAGGCATCGGTGCGGCCCGCCAGCAACGCGGCCTGCGCGTCGGTGTCCTTCGGGAAGGTCTTCACGTCGCCCACGCCGGACACCTTGCGGACGTTCTCCAGGTACGTGGTGCCCACCTGCACGGCGACTGTCTTGCCCGCCAGGTCGGCGGCGGTCTTCGGGCCGCCCGGCTTGGAGACGATGGCACCGCCCGTGCAGTAGTGCGGCTTGGAGAAGCTGACCGCCTTTGCCCGCTCCGGCGTGATGCCGTGGCTGGCGATCACGAAGTCGTAGCGATCCTGATTCAGCCCGATCAGGAGGTTGTCGAAGGGCTGTGTCACCCACTGCACCTTGACGCCCATCTGCTTTGCCAGCTCGTTGGCGAGGTCCACCTCGAAGCCGGTCAGTTCCTTGCCCTTGAGGATGTTGAAGGGCGGGAAGGCCCCCTCGGTGGCGATTCGGATGGTACCGCTGCGCCTGATTTCCTCCCAGGTGCGCGCCTCGGCGGCACCCGCGAGCAGGGAGAGGGCAGTGAGGGCCAGCAGGGCGTTCTTGATCATCGGTTCTTCCTCCGAATGGAAATGACGGCTCCCCAAAGCGGTATCAGGCGGTCCGTCGGCGTGGGCGATGGCCGCACTCTAGCGTCTGGATGAAGGTCAGCGAAAGGGCGTATAGAAATACACAGCATCCCCTTTGTCCGGCTCAGGCCTTGTGTTGCCCCTCCCCCCTGAACGCCTGATGTGCAGGAGAAAGCGGGCGTGTCAGCCGTGCTCTTTTCTCCCTCCCTCCTTGTGGGGGAGGGTTGGGGAGGGGGGTGACTAGCAACGCTCGTCCTGCTGCCAGACGGCAAAAACTCCCTAACTCTCCTCTGCCTCCCTCCACAGCGAGCAAGCAGCGCCGCCCCCACTCGGAAGGCGGCGCTGCTTGCTCGCTGTGGATCAGTCGTCGGCGGAGACGCTGCCCAGGTTGACGGTGCGGCGGGACGAGTCGTTGTCGTACTCGTAGCCCAGGCCCAGGGTGTCGGCCTGACCGCGCGTGCCCGTCGGGGTGCCCCGGTCAATCGCCATCTCGGAGGCCACGTCGAAGGCGTGCAGGCGGGTCTGATCGACGAGGAGCTGGATATCGTCGCCGGGTTGCAGCAGGGTCTGGCCCTCGAGCTTGGAGGTCAGGGTCTGCCCCGCCACGTCGATCAACAGGTCGGTCTGCGCGCCCAGCGGCTCCACGACGACGACCTTGCCGTGCAGCACGTTGTTGCCCTGCGGAATGTCCGTCTGGCCGTGGCCGATCACGCCGATATGCTCGGGGCGGATGCCCATGAACACTTCCTTGCCCTCGTAGACCTTGAGGCTCTGCGACAGGCGTCCCATCGGGGCCACGCGGCTGCCGCCGAGCACGAATTCCCCGTTCTGCACCTTCGCCGTCAGGAAGTTCATCGAGGGGCTGCCGATAAAGCCCGCCACGAACTTGTTCTGCGGGAAGTCGTAGAGGTTCATGGGCGTGTCCACCTGCATGATCAACCCGTCACGCATCACCACGATGCGGTTGCCGAGCGTCATCGCCTCGACCTGATCGTGGGTCACGTAGATGATCGTGGCCCCGAGGCGACGGTGAAGCTGGGAAATCTGCGCCCGCATCTCCACGCGCAGCTTGGCGTCGAGGTTGGACAGCGGCTCGTCCATCAGGAAGACCTTCGGCTCGCGCACGATGGCGCGGCCCATCGCCACGCGCTGGCGCTGACCGCCCGACAGCTCCTTGGGCTTGCGGCCCAGCAGGTGCTCGATCTGGAGAATCTTCGCGGCGTCGCGCACCCGCTTGTCGATCTCCTCTTTGGGCGTCTTGCGGAGCTTCAGGCCGAAGGCCATGTTCTCGTAGACGTTCATGTGCGGGTAGAGCGCGTAGTTCTGGAAGACCATGGCGATGTCGCGGTCCTTGGGCGGCACGTCGTTGACCACGCGGTCGCCGATCCGCAACACGCCGTCGCTGATGTCCTCCAACCCCGCCACCATCCGCAGCGTGGTGCTCTTGCCGCAGCCCGACGGCCCGACGAACACCATGAACTCGCGGTCCTGGATGTGGAGGTTGAAGTCCTTCACCGCGTGATGCTTGGTGCCGTACCGCTTGTTGATGTGCTCCAGAATGACTTCCGCCATGAGTGGCCTACCTTTCGCCCCTGCTCTTGCCCGTGAGTGATTTCCCGTAAAGGGAAGGGTCGGGCAACCGGGGTACGTGACGAGAAACCCGGGGTGTACGCTGACGCTTGGCTGACGTGCGAAGTTTACCACGCTTTGGAAGAACGTCCGATGAGAACGGGCCGGGGTGATGGGCGGGGCGGGGTCAGCTCAGGAGGGGGAACGTTCCACCGAGCGCGGGAGGAACGGCTTGCGGGGGATGCCAAGCGCCGCTCGTCCTCTTACCCAGGCTGTCCCTCACATCCGGCATTTTGTAGGAAGGACAAGCCCCAAAACAGGACCGCCCAACGCCCCTACCTCACACCGGGTCCGCCTCCTCCACCGACACCGCCTCCAGCGCGGCGAGGTCCAGCAGCGTGACGCCCTGCGGGGTGACGCGGACGAGGCCCCGCTCCTCCAAACGCCGGACGACGCGGGCGACGGTCTCGCGGCTGGCGCTCAGGCGACCCATCAGGTCGGCTGTGGTGAGCGGCAGCTCGGCGGGACCCGGCACGCCCGCCCGGAGGCGCTGGCGGTAGAGGTGCGCGAGGATATGCGCGAGGGCGGCCTCCGTGTTCTGGCCGAAGGCGATCAACTCGTCGTTGAGGGCGGTCACACGCTCGGCGAGCAGCGCGGCGAGGTTCCACAGCACGCCCGGATGACGGCGCAAGATCACCTCGAAATGCTCGCGGTGGAGCATCAGGGTCCGCACCTCCGTGACGGCGCGGACGGTGGCGCTGCGCTCCTGCCGCGACAGGACGGCAGTCTCGCCCACCACGGCGGGGGCGTACAGGTCGCCCAGCACGCGCTCGCGGGTGCCGAGGCTCACCCGGCTGACCCGAACGACCCCCTGCGTGATGAGGTGCAGCGCCTCACCGGCGGCGTCCTGCTCGATGAGGGCCTGGCCGGGGGGAAAGGTCCGCTCGGTCACGGCGCGGGCCGCCTCGCGCACAGCGTCCTCGGGAACGTTCATGAAGAGTGGGGAGGAGAGGAGATCGTCCAGCCGCGCCATCGCCTCCCATGCTAGAGCATCGGCCCGCCCGCACCGTGATCCTCTCCCACCCAGAGCTGGGCCTGCCGGGGGATGAGCGGGTATGAGGTTCTTCACGTTGCTTCATGTAAGAAAACCTTCAAACGCACTCGGCCAGCATGTCGGCGAAGAGGGACAGTCTGCCGGCCACGTCCACCGACGCCGTTCGCGGGGTGGAAGGCGGCCTCGCCCACTTCCAGAAAGGAGCAACATGAAGGTACGTCACCTACTCAACCCCGCCCTCGCCCTGTGCACGGCGGCGCTGATCGTGGGCTGCAACCAGGCCTCCACCACCCCGACGGCCCAGGCGGAGGCCGCCCGCCCCACCCACATCATGAGCGTGCCCGTTCTCGCGGGCGACACGCGGGAGACGCTGGAGGCGCGTTACGGCGGCACCGTCACTCACCTGGACACGGAGTTCGCCCTCGTGGGCCTGGACGGCGGGAAGGTGCAGGCCCAGAACCTGCAAGCTCTGGCCGCGCGGGGCATCGTCGTCGAGCCGAACCGCGACACGTTCAAGGCGGGTGCCCTCGCCCGAATGGGCGGTGCACGCAGCATGTGGGCCGGGGGGGCGCGCAGCATGTGGGCGGGCGGTGCCCGGAGCATGTGGGCCGGGGGGGCACGCAGCATGTGGGCGGGCGGGACCTACTCCCTCGTCCCGGAGAACACCACCGCGTTCAAGCAGATCAGGCTGGAGGCCGCCCACCTTCTCGCGCCCAAGCTGGGCACGGGCGTGAAGGTCGCCGTCATCGACACCGGCATCGAGCTGAACCACCCCGCCTTCATCGGCAGCCTGGCACCCGCCAGCGAGTGGAAGGATTACGTGGGCAACGACGCGGTGCCGGAGGAGGTCGGCACGCTCGGCGTCGGCGGGTACGGCCACGGCACGGCGGTCGCCGGGATCGTCCTGCAGGTCGCGCCCCTGGCGACCATCCTGCCCATCCGCGTGCTGGATTCGGACGGCGCGGGCGACACGGACCATGTGGCGAGCGCGATCAGCCACGCCGTCGCCAAGGGTGCCCAGGTCATCAACCTGAGCCTGGGCAGCACCACCCCGTCCACGGCCATCCAGACGGCGATCAAGGCGGCCACCGGCAAGGGCATCCTCGTCGTGGCCTCGGCGGGCAACGACAACGCGAGGACGATCACCTACCCTGCCGCCCAGGCGGACGAGGGCTCGTCGGGGGACTACAGCCTGGGCGTGACCAGCGTCAACAGCTCCCACATCAAGTCCACCTTCGCCAACTACGCCTCCGACGTGGAACTCAGCGCCCCCGGCGAGAACATCTACACGGCGGGTCCCGGCGGCCTTCTGGTGGCCTGGAGCGGCACCTCGATGGCGGCCCCCATCGTCGCGGGCGGTCTGGCGCTCGCCCGTGGTCAGACGCTGGCCGTGCCCATCCACGACGTCACCAAGAAGATGGCCGAGAACGGCACCGACCCCTACAACAACGGGATGAACCAGGCCTACAAGGACAAGCTCGGCAAGCGCAGCCTGGACCTCGAACAGGCCCTGAAGAACATCGTCAAGTCCTAACGCGTCGATCAACGTGAGGACGGGGAGAGCTTCTTGCCCCGTCTTCTTCCATTGGGCATTGGGCGGCCCTCCCCCCTCCCCGCCGAGGATGAACGCCCGGACCTCCGGCCTGTAAGACCCCCGAAAGGTCGTGAGGACGAACATGGACCCGTGATGAATTCCTCTGGAGGTCTGGAAAACGCGGGTGGTGCCGACCTCCAGGCGCGGGAGGTGGCCCTGAGCGAGGCCAACACCTCGTCCCCGGCGTCCCCGAACACCGACCAGGAGTTGACCGCGATATTGACGAAGACCGCCCGCGCCGCCCACCTCCAGGGTCTGGCCCACGCCGAGCGCCAGGACGGCGAGCGGGCGCTGGCCTGCTTTCAGGAGGCGCTGGGGCACTTCGGGCGGCTGGGCGACCACGCCGGGCAGCGGGAGACGCTGGAGGCGCTGGGCCGACTCTTCTTGCAGCTCGGCGAGATTCCCAGCGCGGAACACCATCTGGAAACCGCCCTCACCCTCACCCGGCAGGACCACGACGACGCCTCGGAGGCCCGTATTCTCAACCTGCTGGCCGGGGTCTCCCACCGCAACGGGGCCTACACCCGGTCCCTGGATTGTTTGAAGGAGGCGCTGGAGATTCACAGCCGACTGAACAACCGGGCGGAGGAGGCCAACCTGCTGTGTAACATCGGCGTCCTCCAGATCAGCCTGGGGGCCTATCCCGACGCCCTGACCAACCTCACGCGGTCCTACCATCTGCTCAAGAGCGCGGTGCAAAACGAGAAGACGAAGGGCATCGTCCTCATCAACCTCGGGCTGCTGTATCTGGAGATCGGGGAACCGCCGGTCTCTCTGACCTACTTTCAGGAGGCCCTGCGGACGGCGCGTGAGCGGGAGGACCGGTTGCTGGAGGCGAACGCCACCCTGAATATCGGGATGGTGCAGGAGGAGACCGGCGACCACGAGGAGGCCGAACTCTCCTTCCGCGAGGCCCTGCACCTCTCCCGGACCCTCCAGTACCGGCCCGGCGAACTCTCGGCCCTCGACGGGCTGGGGAGCCTCCTCGCCGGGCGCGGGCAACTGGGGGAGGCCGCCGCCGCCCACGCGGAGGCCGTGACCATCGCCCAGGAAATCGAGGACCTGGAGGGCGAACTCGACGCCCTCAACCACCTCGGGCAGGTGCAGGCGCGGCTCGGCGACCTGCCCGCCGCCCTCGACTCGCTGGGACGCGCCCTGACGCTCGCGCAGGAGGCCGACCACAAGAAGCACGTCTTCGAGGTCCACCGCGCCCTGTCGGGGGTCCACAAGCGGGCGGGCGACTTCGAGCGGGCGCTCCATCACCACGAGCGGTATCACGAGGCCGAGCGCGCCCTGTTCAACGAGGAGAGCGACAGGAAGACGAGCGAGCTGAGCGCCCAGTTCGACGTGGAGCGTGCCCGCCACGAGACCGAGGTCCAGCGCATAGAGCGCGAGGTCGCCGAGACGGCGCGCGAGCAGGCCGAGGCCCTGGTGCGCGAGCGCACGCACGAGCTGGAGCAGGCGCAGGTGGAGATCGTGACCCGCCTCGCCGTGGCCGCCGAGTACCGCGACGACCTGACGGGCGAGCACACCTGGCGGGTGGGGCACGTCTCGGCCCTCATCGCGCAGGAGCTGGGGCTGCCGCCGGGGGACGTGGCCCTGCTCCGCATCGCCGCCCGGCTGCACGACGTGGGCAAGATCGGTATTCCCGACGCCATCCTCCTCAAGCCGGGCAAGTTCACCCCGGAGGAGTTCGAGCGCATGAAGGCCCACACCCTGATCGGGGGGCGCATCCTCTCGGGCGGGCACTCGCGCCTGCTCAGGATGGCCGAGGAAATCGCCGAGTCGCACCACGAATGCTGGGACGGCGGGGGCTATCCGCACGGCAGGGCCGGGCACAGCATCCCGGTCACGGGCCGCATCGTCTCGGTCGCCGACGTGTTCGACGCCCTGACGAGCGAGCGGCCCTACAAGAAGGCGTGGACCCCCCAGGAGGCCCTAACCGAGTTGCGGCGGCACGCGGGCACCCAGTTCGACCCCGAGGTGGTGGAGGCGGGCATGCGCGTCTTCACCCGCCCGGATTTCGCCCGCCTCATTCGGAGCGAGGCGGACGCTGCCCCACGGGCGAAGGCGGTCGAGGTAGCCCTTGCAGAGGTGGTCGTGCGGTGAGGTTCCCTGTGGATGACCACGGGAACTGATGATCCTTTTCACCGGCAACGCCCCGCCCGCTCACCCCCTCTGCTGCGGAGCTGTGCCAGTCCCAACCCCTCCCCAGGGGACGCCTGATGTGAGTTACCGATTAGGCAAAAGAAGCGTTCTTGCCGTCTGGCAACAGGACGAGCATTGCTCGTCACCCCTCTCCCCAGCCCTCTCCCGCAGGGGGAGAGGGAGCAAAAAGCACATTCGGCACGCTTAGTTCCTCATTCACATCAAGCGTTCAAGGGGGAGGGGCAAAAGAAATAGCTCCACGTCCCCTGTGGTCGTCCACTCCGTGAACCGGCACGGTCGTGAGGGGCGGCGGGTGAGGTGGGGCAGCAGACTTCCTGCGAACGTTGTGGAGAGCAGAAGGCCGATACCGCGTGCCCCCGCCTTCTGCCTTCGACCTCCTGCACTTCCTAACGCCCACGTTCGCAGGAGGTCGAGTGAGCGCGGGAGAGGCGCGGGCCTGAGCCTCCCGTTCTCGCCCCCAGTCAGCGCCCACCGCCCCACTCCGAACGCTCCCGGTCCGGCCCGCCCGCTGCGCTACAGTGCCCCGCGTGACCGACCCGGCCCCCTCCCCTCCCACGCTGGCCCCGGCCCTCCTCGCGCGGGAGGTGCGCCACGGCTTCGGCGCGGTGACGGTGCTGCACGGCGTCTCGCTGCACGTCGGCGCGGGTGAGGTCGTCGCCGTGACCGGTCCCAGCGGCAGCGGCAAGAGCACGCTGCTCCACCTCCTCGGTGGATTGGACACGCCGCAGGCAGGCGAGGTGTGGTGGGCGGGCGAGCGGGTGGACACGCTGGGCACGCAGGCGCGGGCGATCCGGCGGGCGGGGCGCGTCGGGCTGGTGTTCCAGCACCACTACCTGCTGGAGGACCTGACCGTGGGGCAAAACGTCCTCGTGCCCGCGCGGCTGGCCGGGGAGGACGGCACGGAACGCGCCCTCGCCCTGCTGAACCGGGTAGGGCTGGGGGGGC
Coding sequences within:
- a CDS encoding amino acid ABC transporter permease; its protein translation is MTAPKIPTRPPPGGANLLLWLMGAVAAFLLLFFAITLILRQMPDPIGPRADLFVEGARMTLQLTVVSGVIGLLIGVLVGIARTSGAWLVRAPAGFFVWLVRGTPLLVQILFVYNALPPILQAVGLNVQLNEFWSAVIALAFNVGAYNAEVVRAGILAIPRGQSEAARSLGLSGGQTMNTVVLPQALRIVVPPLVNNLVALLKDSSLASTIALLELTLAGSRVSSETFQPIPTLTTVAAVYLALTTVMTLFTDQLEKRVKIATR
- a CDS encoding ABC transporter ATP-binding protein; translated protein: MAEVILEHINKRYGTKHHAVKDFNLHIQDREFMVFVGPSGCGKSTTLRMVAGLEDISDGVLRIGDRVVNDVPPKDRDIAMVFQNYALYPHMNVYENMAFGLKLRKTPKEEIDKRVRDAAKILQIEHLLGRKPKELSGGQRQRVAMGRAIVREPKVFLMDEPLSNLDAKLRVEMRAQISQLHRRLGATIIYVTHDQVEAMTLGNRIVVMRDGLIMQVDTPMNLYDFPQNKFVAGFIGSPSMNFLTAKVQNGEFVLGGSRVAPMGRLSQSLKVYEGKEVFMGIRPEHIGVIGHGQTDIPQGNNVLHGKVVVVEPLGAQTDLLIDVAGQTLTSKLEGQTLLQPGDDIQLLVDQTRLHAFDVASEMAIDRGTPTGTRGQADTLGLGYEYDNDSSRRTVNLGSVSADD
- a CDS encoding ABC transporter ATP-binding protein → MPRVTDPAPSPPTLAPALLAREVRHGFGAVTVLHGVSLHVGAGEVVAVTGPSGSGKSTLLHLLGGLDTPQAGEVWWAGERVDTLGTQARAIRRAGRVGLVFQHHYLLEDLTVGQNVLVPARLAGEDGTERALALLNRVGLGGRERALPGVLSGGERQRVAVARALATRPAVILADEPTGSLDRANAEVIAGLLIDLAREDSAGVLMVTHDERLAGRADRVLHLLDGRMETS
- a CDS encoding TRAP transporter permease, producing MSDPTRPVSSDPSLDHAGMTEGERRALEIVEAAETGGRKLFGWQAWLVTALAIVWCLFQMYAAQVGTLDPIILRATHLAFAFALAYLVFPFRKTSGKPQTRVPWLDWILGAVAVGSAVYLIVQYPAIANVQGGVLTSTDVWVGSAMVILLLLAAWRTIGIAMPIVAGVFMLYALTGPRGLIRGDLGPQLQLHAGQTWPQIVGQLFANTEGIFGTAIGVSAQIVFLFVLFGAIFDKLGAGEWFMNVAQGLLGGFRGGPAKASVVSSALNGIISGSSVSNVVTGGNITIGTMKRVGYSAEKAGAIEVASSSNGQLMPPVMGAAAFIMAQNLNIEYRSLILAAAIPAFLCYGALLVVTHIEALKLGLRGLPRSELPPVRRTLLSGWYYILPLGYLIGTLTINPEATPERVALNTIFLMIGMMFVQEAWRATRDGRGVGRGLADGGRMLLQAFEGGARSMIGIAIATAAAGIIVGIVTITGLGFGLADIVQSVSEAFRGLFAGLAGLIPGVDATAVAAFGAMLVVLFMAQIIALILGMGLPTTANYILMSALIVPIIARIAGLDTSNPAQMLPVHMFVFYFGIMADSTPPVALAAFAAAAISGGNPVQTGVQAFQYELRTALLAYMMFFNPSLLLIANNRLGGLPWSEAVPMILFAFIGLVAFSAATLRYLHRRTNLLQTLLLLVASIILIIPTGLIWNVAALALIAVVYFWQKAGSRNEPPGVVATA
- a CDS encoding ABC transporter substrate-binding protein — translated: MIKNALLALTALSLLAGAAEARTWEEIRRSGTIRIATEGAFPPFNILKGKELTGFEVDLANELAKQMGVKVQWVTQPFDNLLIGLNQDRYDFVIASHGITPERAKAVSFSKPHYCTGGAIVSKPGGPKTAADLAGKTVAVQVGTTYLENVRKVSGVGDVKTFPKDTDAQAALLAGRTDAWVGDKFTGLDLVKAQKGKLVQGELLFNERIAMAVKKGNTSLLKELNAALDQALSSGTYVKVSGKYFSQDIRCR
- a CDS encoding Crp/Fnr family transcriptional regulator, with the protein product MARLDDLLSSPLFMNVPEDAVREAARAVTERTFPPGQALIEQDAAGEALHLITQGVVRVSRVSLGTRERVLGDLYAPAVVGETAVLSRQERSATVRAVTEVRTLMLHREHFEVILRRHPGVLWNLAALLAERVTALNDELIAFGQNTEAALAHILAHLYRQRLRAGVPGPAELPLTTADLMGRLSASRETVARVVRRLEERGLVRVTPQGVTLLDLAALEAVSVEEADPV
- a CDS encoding S8 family serine peptidase; its protein translation is MKVRHLLNPALALCTAALIVGCNQASTTPTAQAEAARPTHIMSVPVLAGDTRETLEARYGGTVTHLDTEFALVGLDGGKVQAQNLQALAARGIVVEPNRDTFKAGALARMGGARSMWAGGARSMWAGGARSMWAGGARSMWAGGTYSLVPENTTAFKQIRLEAAHLLAPKLGTGVKVAVIDTGIELNHPAFIGSLAPASEWKDYVGNDAVPEEVGTLGVGGYGHGTAVAGIVLQVAPLATILPIRVLDSDGAGDTDHVASAISHAVAKGAQVINLSLGSTTPSTAIQTAIKAATGKGILVVASAGNDNARTITYPAAQADEGSSGDYSLGVTSVNSSHIKSTFANYASDVELSAPGENIYTAGPGGLLVAWSGTSMAAPIVAGGLALARGQTLAVPIHDVTKKMAENGTDPYNNGMNQAYKDKLGKRSLDLEQALKNIVKS
- a CDS encoding tetratricopeptide repeat protein codes for the protein MNSSGGLENAGGADLQAREVALSEANTSSPASPNTDQELTAILTKTARAAHLQGLAHAERQDGERALACFQEALGHFGRLGDHAGQRETLEALGRLFLQLGEIPSAEHHLETALTLTRQDHDDASEARILNLLAGVSHRNGAYTRSLDCLKEALEIHSRLNNRAEEANLLCNIGVLQISLGAYPDALTNLTRSYHLLKSAVQNEKTKGIVLINLGLLYLEIGEPPVSLTYFQEALRTAREREDRLLEANATLNIGMVQEETGDHEEAELSFREALHLSRTLQYRPGELSALDGLGSLLAGRGQLGEAAAAHAEAVTIAQEIEDLEGELDALNHLGQVQARLGDLPAALDSLGRALTLAQEADHKKHVFEVHRALSGVHKRAGDFERALHHHERYHEAERALFNEESDRKTSELSAQFDVERARHETEVQRIEREVAETAREQAEALVRERTHELEQAQVEIVTRLAVAAEYRDDLTGEHTWRVGHVSALIAQELGLPPGDVALLRIAARLHDVGKIGIPDAILLKPGKFTPEEFERMKAHTLIGGRILSGGHSRLLRMAEEIAESHHECWDGGGYPHGRAGHSIPVTGRIVSVADVFDALTSERPYKKAWTPQEALTELRRHAGTQFDPEVVEAGMRVFTRPDFARLIRSEADAAPRAKAVEVALAEVVVR